The following are encoded in a window of Dysidea avara chromosome 4, odDysAvar1.4, whole genome shotgun sequence genomic DNA:
- the LOC136253409 gene encoding probable serine/threonine-protein kinase DDB_G0271682 encodes MEEWMSIEASIVSVEKVKRELSPFILPQEYIDEESNEKIGSGSYGTITKIKYCGTPCAAKELHSALLPDDESEISHGENESMYLVNEFCKEIKILSKIHHPNFVRFIGIYFKDSSPYPLLVMELMYKSLEQCLMQYRHDSPESQKLPVSTKLFILQDVARAVAYIHCQNPPIVHRDLTVKNVLLTFSMTAKVADLGVAKYLTKPLSTQCPGTVIYMPPEALKKHPHYGTEVDVYSYGVLGFHVFSGKWPLQHGLHKDDGSAFTDLERCHADEIGEGFCVRETLKKCLHVDPKQRLKSCEILAQIDVETARYKIEDDNFLEIQYNARNTRAMQQTMDEMARGLELKENLSRDCNWKKLKPQALKT; translated from the coding sequence ATGGAGGAGTGGATGAGTATCGAGGCGAGTATTGTCAGTGTAGAAAAAGTCAAACGCGAATTGAGTCCTTTTATACTGCCACAAGAATATATTGACGAAGAAAGCAACGAAAAAATTGGCTCCGGAAGTTACGGCACCATCACTAAGATCAAATACTGTGGAACACCCTGCGCAGCCAAGGAATTGCATTCGGCTCTTTTACCAGATGATGAATCAGAGATCAGTCACGGTGAAAATGAGTCGATGTATTTGGTGAACGAATTTTGtaaagaaataaaaatcctgagcAAAATTCACCACCCAAATTTCGTGCGCTTCATTGGGATTTATTTTAAAGACAGTTCACCATACCCACTGTTAGTAATGGAATTGATGTACAAGAGTCTTGAGCAGTGTTTAATGCAATATAGACATGATTCACCTGAATCGCAGAAACTTCCAGTTTCCACAAAGCTTTTCATTCTACAAGACGTTGCCAGAGCTGTGGCTTACATTCACTGCCAAAACCCCCCAATAGTTCATCGTGATCTTACAGTAAAGAATGTCTTGTTGACATTCAGTATGACTGCCAAGGTAGCTGACCTTGGTGTGGCCAAATACTTAACAAAACCATTGTCAACTCAATGTCCAGGAACTGTGATATACATGCCCCCAGAAGCATTGAAAAAGCACCCTCACTATGGCACAGAAGTTGATGTGTACTCGTATGGGGTTCTGGGGTTTCATGTATTCTCAGGCAAGTGGCCTCTTCAACATGGTTTACACAAAGATGATGGCTCAGCTTTTACTGATCTAGAAAGATGCCATGCTGATGAAATTGGTGAGGGTTTCTGTGTTAGAGAAACGCTTAAAAAATGCTTGCATGTGGATCCAAAACAGCGATTAAAATCATGTGAAATTCTTGCACAAATTGATGTAGAGACTGCCAGATATAAAATTGAAGATGATAACTTCTTGGAAATTCAGTACAATGCAAGGAATACCAGAGCAATGCAACAAACAATGGACGAAATGGCTAGAGGTCTAGAGTTGAAAGAAAATTTATCGAGAGATTGCAATTGGAAAAAATTGAAACCTCAAGCATTAAAGACTTGA
- the LOC136253411 gene encoding quinone oxidoreductase-like has protein sequence MSSRFLSTSSKVIQTLMKAVRVEAFGGPQVLQVKEVPIPKPVDTQVLLKIKSVGVNPVETYIRAGAYANKPSLPFTPGKDCAGVIESVGSEVTQVKPGDRVFTGKAITGAYAEYAIVDASDVYNLSSSLTFQQGAALAVPYLTAYRGLFHKGGAKPGQTVLVHGASGGVGIAAVQLAKIHGLTVIGTAGTDKGTECVKRAGADYVFNHREADYLKKIVEVTGGVGPNLVFENAAHINLGKDLEILAPAGRVVVVGSRGPIEVNPRDTMRNESSVVGVMLFRATKDELAESHAAIQAGMKAGWLQPIVGKEFPLAEAAAAHEDIINGQGAIGKLVLNV, from the exons ATGTCGTCGCGATTTCTGTCAACGTCTTCAAAA GTTATTCAAACTCTGATGAAGGCAGTGCGAGTGGAAGCATTCGGTGGACCCCAAGTTTTGCAAGTCAAAGAAGTGCCTATTCCCAAACCAGTTGACACCCAGGTGTTGCTAAAAATTAAATCAGTTGGGGTCAACCCCGTAGAGACCTACATTCGTGCTGGAGCTTACGCCAACAAACCCAGTTTACCATTCACACCTGGTAAAGACTGTGCTGGAGTTATAGAATCTGTTGGTAGTGAGGTTACACAAGTTAAGCCAGGAGACCGGGTGTTTACGGGGAAAGCTATCACTGGTGCATATGCTGAGTATGCTATTGTAGATGCTAGTGATGTTTACAATCTTTCATCATCGCTCACATTTCAGCAAGGGGCTGCACTAGCTGTCCCATATCTCACAGCTTACAGAGGTCTGTTTCACAAGGGAGGTGCCAAACCCGGACAAACTGTATTGGTCCATGGAGCTAGTGGAGGTGTTGGCATTGCAGCTGTCCAGCTTGCTAAGATACATGGACTAACAGTTATTGGGACTGCGGGAACAGACAAGGGTACAGAGTGTGTGAAAAGGGCAGGTGCGGATTATGTGTTCAACCATCGTGAGGCAGACTACTTGAAGAAAATAGTCGAGGTCACAGGTGGAGTGGGACCAAACCTTGTTTTTGAAAATGCTGCCCACATCAACTTGGGTAAAGATTTAGAAATACTTGCACCTGCTGGACGTGTCGTCGTGGTTGGAAGCCGAGGTCCCATTGAGGTCAATCCAAGAGATACAATGAGAAATGAATCATCTGTAGTTGGAGTAATGTTGTTTCGAGCTACCAAAGATGAACTTGCTGAAAGCCATGCAGCCATTCAGGCTGGCATGAAAGCTGGTTGGCTACAACCGATAGTAGGAAAAGAGTTTCCACTTGCAGAAGCTGCCGCTGCTCATGAAGATATCATTAATGGACAAGGTGCCATTGGTAAACTAGTACTTAATGTATAG
- the LOC136253405 gene encoding double-stranded RNA-specific editase 1-like: MDLQKKILNFITSSGRPATTLEIAKGVGLVTRKEVNPTLYLMQQNGLIVKIQEQPPMWKACQVSSIKSAPIASQFGTSGHGRGLLRSWQPPLAQSHSSRHGGPGKVHTSHGYTLTPTSMSDAPPPDIKKNLLRVMKDCRQPSTALQLGQMVGIKRQGANSLLYAMMKEGLVSKNESKGTPVWELEVQTNSSSSSSSSSNSLSSLQRDQLKKLQFVAQQYEDAPAEDMDVDTTQQINTEVSKLPADDLQGRILQLLHSDPEPKTPLDIALGIGKKSRNEVNPTLHQLQKDGILSCTKGRFPPLWSLISESSNGSNSPSSLMDTNQGGSDLTASSQASLSTGTSAPGMNVTGILTGGFNPMKGPALASVVNDMNRNPISLLTEYCQGKKVELKFVEVREYGPPHRKHFVVAACFGTYRFEAESTNKKEARRMAADLALRAVTDAELQTTTTAVKVFSTPGGVAAAGQSSVTFADKITKLSHDHFQQALQSVATPMPGRKVIACFIMEDTSSDTLQVVSMGSGTRCVEGNKLSLEGHVVNDMHAEVVARRSLRRFFFSQLHKFYSDPNTDYTIFSSDGSGLAMVKDTIKFHLYISTAPCGDGAQFSRGDGYDNQKEPPLDGKHNPTISTKLHGILRTKMEGGEGTIPVENAAPEQTWDGIMRGERLRTMSCSDKVARWNVLGLQGALLSHFMCPVYMSSLTLGSLHHHGHLSRAVCCRFQDIADLPPNFRVNHPTLGRVVGGDDMKRHTDKTNAQSTNWTIGDDSVEVLDGGVGRPVMPGAIKATNAKAVSRIAKLSFYAEFLSLCKVANRPDLADGSDYQEVKSKAADFQRAKVSLYTECQRKGYGVWMRKPQEQEKFDQAAIDRQKGIFV, translated from the coding sequence ATGGATTTACAAAAGAAGATACTGAACTTTATCACCAGTAGTGGCAGGCCGGCTACCACGCTGGAAATCGCCAAGGGTGTTGGACTTGTCACCAGAAAAGAAGTCAATCCAACCTTATATCTCATGCAGCAGAATGGACTTATAGTGAAAATACAAGAACAACCTCCTATGTGGAAGGCGTGCCAAGTTAGTTCTATTAAAAGCGCACCTATTGCTTCACAATTTGGGACGAGCGGACATGGCCGTGGTCTCCTTCGTTCATGGCAACCACCGTTGGCGCAGTCGCATAGCTCCCGTCACGGTGGCCCTGGAAAGGTGCATACTTCACACGGCTATACACTAACTCCTACCAGTATGTCAGATGCCCCCCCTCCTGACATCAAGAAGAATTTGTTGAGAGTTATGAAAGATTGTAGACAGCCTTCTACTGCCTTGCAGCTTGGTCAGATGGTGGGTATTAAAAGACAAGGTGCTAATTCTCTGCTTTACGCCATGATGAAAGAAGGATTAGTTTCTAAGAATGAATCCAAGGGGACGCCAGTGTGGGAACTGGAGGTCCAGACAAATTCAAGTAGTAGTTCCTCTTCTAGTAGTAATAGCCTCAGTTCTTTACAAAGAGATCAGCTTAAGAAATTACAATTTGTTGCTCAACAGTATGAAGATGCTCCTGCGGAGGATATGGATGTTGACACTACCCAACAGATAAACACAGAAGTTAGTAAATTACCAGCAGATGATTTACAGGGTAGAATACTGCAATTATTGCATAGTGACCCTGAACCTAAGACACCACTTGATATTGCCCTAGGTATTGGGAAGAAGTCTAGAAATGAAGTAAACCCAACATTACACCAGCTTCAGAAAGATGGCATTTTGTCATGTACGAAGGGAAGATTTCCTCCATTATGGTCTCTAATCAGTGAAAGTTCCAATGGAAGTAACTCCCCATCTTCTTTAATGGATACCAACCAAGGTGGTTCTGATTTAACAGCTTCAAGTCAAGCATCATTGTCAACCGGCACTAGTGCTCCAGGTATGAACGTAACGGGAATTTTAACCGGTGGTTTTAATCCTATGAAGGGACCTGCGCTAGCCAGTGTAGTCAATGATATGAACAGAAATCCCATCAGTTTACTTACAGAGTATTGTCAGGGTAAAAAGGTTGAACTAAAGTTTGTTGAAGTCCGTGAATATGGTCCCCCTCATCGTAAACATTTTGTGGTGGCAGCCTGTTTTGGTACCTACAGATTTGAGGCTGAGTCCACTAATAAAAAGGAGGCCAGAAGAATGGCAGCTGATCTAGCTCTAAGGGCTGTGACAGATGCTGAATTACagactactactactgctgtcAAAGTTTTTAGTACCCCTGGTGGTGTTGCTGCAGCTGGACAAAGTAGTGTTACATTTGCTGACAAAATTACAAAACTGAGCCATGATCATTTCCAGCAAGCATTACAAAGTGTGGCCACCCCGATGCCTGGCAGAAAAGTGATAGCATGTTTCATAATGGAGGACACGTCCAGTGATACTTTGCAAGTTGTCTCAATGGGATCAGGTACCAGATGTGTTGAAGGTAACAAGTTAAGTTTGGAAGGACATGTTGTAAATGATATGCATGCTGAAGTTGTAGCCAGACGTTCTCTCAGACGATTTTTTTTCTCTCAGCTACACAAGTTCTACAGTGACCCCAATACTGATTATACTATATTTAGCAGTGATGGTAGTGGTCTAGCTATGGTGAAGGATACTATCAAGTTCCATTTGTACATCAGTACGGCTCCGTGTGGTGATGGGGCCCAGTTTTCCAGAGGTGATGGCTACGATAATCAGAAAGAACCTCCACTGGATGGTAAGCACAATCCTACCATTAGTACAAAACTTCATGGAATTTTACGTACCAAGATGGAGGGAGGTGAGGGAACAATTCCTGTTGAGAATGCTGCACCTGAGCAAACCTGGGATGGAATAATGAGGGGAGAACGACTACGTACCATGTCATGCAGTGATAAGGTTGCTCGTTGGAATGTGCTTGGTTTACAGGGAGCACTTTTGAGTCACTTTATGTGTCCAGTTTATATGAGCTCACTCACTCTTGGTAGTCTACACCATCATGGTCACCTTTCAAGGGCTGTTTGCTGCCGATTCCAGGACATTGCTGACCTTCCTCCAAACTTCCGTGTCAATCACCCAACACTGGGCAGAGTTGTTGGCGGTGACGACATGAAAAGACACACAGACAAGACCAATGCTCAAAGCACTAACTGGACTATTGGAGATGACAGTGTAGAAGTATTAGATGGTGGCGTTGGGAGACCTGTAATGCCTGGAGCAATAAAAGCCACCAATGCAAAGGCAGTATCACGAATAGCAAAGCTAAGTTTCTATGCTGAATTTTTATCGCTATGCAAGGTAGCCAATCGACCTGATTTAGCAGATGGCTCTGACTATCAAGAGGTGAAGTCAAAAGCAGCTGACTTTCAGAGAGCCAAGGTGAGTCTTTATACTGAGTGTCAGAGGAAAGGTTATGGAGTTTGGATGAGGAAACCACAAGAGCAAGAGAAATTTGACCAGGCAGCTATAGACAGACAAAAGGGTATCTTCGTATAA